The Juglans microcarpa x Juglans regia isolate MS1-56 chromosome 8S, Jm3101_v1.0, whole genome shotgun sequence genome has a window encoding:
- the LOC121244273 gene encoding UPF0481 protein At3g47200-like: protein MSYLQGSRSLRKLNKEAYIPQVISVGPFHHGNEKLQSMENYKMRYLKSFMKRAKINMKKLASTIQDSEESVRECYAEAIPFDRGTFMKIILVDASFIIEFFLRKWSGNWTDDDFMVLKPWLTSRMQLDLILLENQLPFFIIKNLYMLALGSHSIYPPFLELTFNYFELHNLQEKRPDDRDLEIMHFVDLLRYFYLPPPQSLPERSTEVAKEMYCASQLAEAGLKFQLSSSKCSLDLKYNKGVLEIPSFTLDNATEIYARNLMALEQCHYPDDAYVTDYIFMLDFLIDTGRDVDLLVREGILVNGLGDNNAAFVNNLCTNISYSAMNLDYFSLCEDLKTFYKDPLHIMKATLKHDYFRTPWMGASTIAAVILLVLTLVQTACTVMPLL, encoded by the coding sequence ATGTCGTATTTACAAGGTTCCAGATCCCTTCGCAAATTGAACAAAGAAGCTTACATCCCTCAGGTTATTTCAGTAGGGCCTTTTCACCATGGCAACGAAAAACTGCAGTCAATGGAAAACTATAAAATGAGATATCTCAAGAGTTTCATGAAACGAGCCAAGATAAACATGAAGAAGTTAGCAAGCACTATACAAGATTCGGAGGAAAGCGTACGTGAATGTTATGCAGAGGCTATTCCGTTTGATCGTGGtacttttatgaaaattatccTGGTGGATGCGAGCTTCATCATTGagtttttcttgagaaaatggTCAGGAAACTGGACAGATGACGACTTTATGGTGCTAAAACCATGGCTAACTTCTAGGATGCAATTAGACTTGATATTACTTGAGAATCAACTTCCTTTCTTTATAATCAAGAATTTGTATATGCTTGCACTCGGGTCTCATTCAATATACCCACCCTTCCTTGAGCTTACCTTTAACTACTTTGAACTCCACAATCTTCAAGAAAAACGTCCTGATGATCGAGATTTAGAAATAATGCACTTCGTTGATTTGCTTAGATACTTTTACCTGCCTCCTCCCCAAAGTCTTCCAGAAAGAAGTACTGAAGTAGCTAAGGAAATGTACTGTGCCTCCCAGCTGGCTGAGGCAGGATTGAAGTTTCAGCTAAGTTCAAGCAAATGCTCCCTTgacctaaaatataataaggGAGTGCTGGAAATCCCAAGTTTTACATTAGACAATGCCACGGAGATTTATGCTCGGAACCTCATGGCCTTGGAGCAATGTCACTATCCAGATGACGCATATGTTACTGATTATATTTTCATGTTAGATTTCCTTATCGATACAGGGAGAGATGTGGATTTACTTGTTCGAGAGGGGATCCTTGTGAATGGATTGGGTGACAACAATGCAGCTTTTGTCAACAATCTGTGCACCAATATCTCATACTCGGCCATGAATCTTGATTATTTTAGTCTTTGTGAGGATTTGAAGACTTTCTACAAGGACCCTTTACATATCATGAAGGCTAccttaaaacatgattattttcGCACGCCTTGGATGGGCGCTTCTACTATTGCTGCTGTTATCTTGTTGGTCCTCACTCTCGTACAAACAGCATGCACTGTCATGCCCCTGTTGTAG
- the LOC121244274 gene encoding uncharacterized mitochondrial protein AtMg00860-like, with the protein MGHVVSKDGISVDPGKVEAVVSWPTLKNIHDIRSFLGLAGYYRRFIDGLSKITAPLTTFTKKNNKFKWSTRCEESFQELKRRLVTAPVLTVPTARGGFVVYSDASRFGLGFVLMQHGKVIAYASRQLKAYKQNYPTHDLELAAVFFTLKILMQDMDATNVASVSYDSGTLK; encoded by the coding sequence AtggggcatgtagtttcgaAAGATGGCATTTCAGTGGACCCAGGAAAAGTGGAAGCGGTGGTTAGTTGGCCGACACTGAAGAATATTCATGACAttagaagtttcttgggattggCGGGTTATTACCGTCGATTCATTGATGGTCTTTCCAAGATAACAGCTCCTCTCACAACATtcaccaagaaaaataataaattcaaatggTCAACAAGGTGTGAAGAAAGCTTTCAAGAGTTGAAACGGAGATTAGTGACAGCTCCGGTGTTAACAGTCCCCACTGCTAGAGGTGGGTTTGTAGTTTATAGTGATGCATCAAGATTTGGATTGGGATTCGTattgatgcaacatgggaaggttatagcatATGCCTCACGCCAACTGAAAGCATACAAacagaattatcccacgcatgatctGGAACTTGCGGCAGTCTTTTTTACACTTAAGATTTTGATGCAGGACATGGATGCAACCAATGTGGCATCTGTTTCCTATGATTCTGGAACACTTAAGTGA